The window GCGACGTCGCCCACGGCCCGCCCTGTTCTGGGCCCGGCCGTCCGTCGGATCCGATGGCCCGCTCGCATCCCCGCTTCTGCCGGGGGTGAAGTGTGCCTCCTCACGGAGGAAGAGACAGTGACCACCCTTGTTCTGCCCGCCCGCGACCGGGCCCAGCTGACCTGCGCCGCGATCCGCGTCGACCGCGGAGGCCGCACCGTGCTGCACGACGTCGACATGAAGGTCTCCCCCAGGTCGCGCTGGGGCGTCGTCGGCGAGAACGGCCGCGGCAAGTCGACCCTGCTGCACGTCCTGGCCGGGCTCCTCGCCCCGGACGAGGGGAGCGTGCACCGTGTGGGCACCCTCGCCCTGGCCGAGCAGGAGATGCCCGCCGAGGACGAGCGCACGGTCGGCGACTTCATCGACACGTACCTGGCCGACGCCCGTGCGGCCCTGCGCGATCTGGACGCCGCGGCGGACGCGCTCGCGGCGGAGGAGCCCGGAGCCGGGAAGGCCTACGCGGACGCCCTTGAGGTGGCGCAGGCGCTGGACGCCTGGGACGCCGACCGCCGGGTGGACGTCGCCCTGGACGGACTCGGGGCGGTGAGCGACCGGGCCCGTCCGCTGGCCACACTGTCGGTCGGCCAGCGCTACCGGATCCGGCTGGCCTGTCTGCTGGGCGCCGAGTACGACTTCCTGCTGCTGGACGAGCCCACCAACCACCTGGACCTGGCGGGGCTGGAGTACCTCACCGCCAGGCTGCGGGCGCATGCCGGCGGCGTCGTGGTGGTCAGTCACGACCGGGCGCTCCTCGCGGACGTGGCCACCACGATCCTCGATCTCGACCCCACCCGGGACGGCCGGCCGGGGGTGTACGGCGGCGGCTACGCGGGCTATCGCGAGGGGCGGGAGGCCGAACTGGTCCGCTGGGAGGAGGAGTACGAGCAGCAGCAGACCGAGCACGCGCGTCTGAAGCAGTCCCTGTCCGAGGCGCAGAACCGGCTGAGCACCGGCTGGCGTCCGGACAAGGGCACGGGCAAACATCAGCGGGCCACCCGGGCCGGTGCGCTGGTGCGGTCCGTCCACCGGCGGCAGGACGATCTGGACCGGCACAAGGTGACGGCGCCGGTGCCGCCCCGGCGTTTCTCGCTGCCCGAGCTGCCCGACCGGCCGGGTGCTGTCCTGCTGCGTGTGGAGGAGGTGACGGTCGGGGGGCGCCTGCACGACTCGACGAGCCTGTCGGTGACGTCCGGCGACCGGCTGGCCGTGACCGGCCCGAACGGGGCGGGCAAGTCCACGCTGCTGTCCGTCCTGGCCGGGCGGCTGACCCCCGGCTCGGGGCGGGTGCACCGGGCGCGCAGGGTGCGGCTGCGGCTGCTCGGGCAGGAGTCGCCGCGGGCGTCGCGCCGACGGGCTCGTGACCTCTACGAGGCGCACACCGCCGAGCTCGTCACGGCGGGCGTGCTGAAGGAGGGCGAGGTGGTGGAGCTCGGCTCGCTGGGCCTGCTCACCTCACGCGACACCGACAAGCCCGTGGCCGAGCTGTCGATGGGTCAGCAACGACGCCTCGACCTGGCCCTGGCCCTCGCCGCCCGCCCACACGTCCTGCTCCTGGACGAACCCACCAACCATCTGTCCATCGCCCTGGTCGACGAACTCACCGAGGCCCTGCACACCACGCGGGCAGCCATCGTCCTGGCCACCCACGACCGCCAACTCCAACGCGACATCGCCGCGTGGCCCCGCGTCGCACTGTCGCAGCGACGGTGGACGGAACCGACCCGGGGGTGACCACGACGATCCGGTGATGCCGGGCGGCCTTGGGGGCAGGGCGTGTGCTCCCGGGGTGGGTCGGTCTGCCCGGCGCGGGCGTGAGGCATGGGAACGCCCAGGGTGCCCGCGCAGGGAATCCGCGGTGTC of the Streptomyces koelreuteriae genome contains:
- a CDS encoding ATP-binding cassette domain-containing protein, with translation MTTLVLPARDRAQLTCAAIRVDRGGRTVLHDVDMKVSPRSRWGVVGENGRGKSTLLHVLAGLLAPDEGSVHRVGTLALAEQEMPAEDERTVGDFIDTYLADARAALRDLDAAADALAAEEPGAGKAYADALEVAQALDAWDADRRVDVALDGLGAVSDRARPLATLSVGQRYRIRLACLLGAEYDFLLLDEPTNHLDLAGLEYLTARLRAHAGGVVVVSHDRALLADVATTILDLDPTRDGRPGVYGGGYAGYREGREAELVRWEEEYEQQQTEHARLKQSLSEAQNRLSTGWRPDKGTGKHQRATRAGALVRSVHRRQDDLDRHKVTAPVPPRRFSLPELPDRPGAVLLRVEEVTVGGRLHDSTSLSVTSGDRLAVTGPNGAGKSTLLSVLAGRLTPGSGRVHRARRVRLRLLGQESPRASRRRARDLYEAHTAELVTAGVLKEGEVVELGSLGLLTSRDTDKPVAELSMGQQRRLDLALALAARPHVLLLDEPTNHLSIALVDELTEALHTTRAAIVLATHDRQLQRDIAAWPRVALSQRRWTEPTRG